A genomic region of uncultured Paludibaculum sp. contains the following coding sequences:
- a CDS encoding peptidylprolyl isomerase produces the protein MRYLPCLAACLLLVSCGDKPAPPSKKVTSSVPLKDQPMPDVYKVLFDTSKGSFVVEVHKDWAPIGAARFWMLVNTGFFNDTRFFRVRPGFIAQFGLSGDPQTNSMLSATPVDDDPVKQKNMKGTISFAQGGKRSRRTQMFVNLKDNSDLDKDGFAPFGKVTLGLDVFEKLYSGYGEWEPPGRGPNATRILTEGNNYLDARFPRLDKILRAKVVR, from the coding sequence ATGCGTTATCTGCCGTGCCTCGCGGCTTGCCTCCTGCTCGTCTCCTGCGGCGACAAACCCGCCCCACCTTCGAAGAAGGTCACTTCTTCGGTTCCATTAAAAGACCAGCCCATGCCCGACGTCTACAAGGTGCTGTTTGACACCTCCAAGGGCTCGTTCGTCGTCGAGGTTCACAAAGACTGGGCGCCCATCGGTGCGGCCCGCTTCTGGATGCTGGTGAACACCGGCTTCTTCAACGACACGCGGTTCTTCCGTGTCCGGCCCGGCTTCATCGCGCAGTTCGGCCTCTCGGGCGACCCGCAGACCAACTCCATGTTGAGTGCGACACCCGTGGACGATGACCCGGTGAAGCAGAAGAACATGAAGGGCACCATCTCCTTCGCGCAGGGGGGCAAACGCTCGCGCCGCACGCAGATGTTCGTCAATCTCAAGGACAATTCCGATCTGGACAAGGACGGCTTCGCACCTTTCGGCAAGGTGACCCTCGGTCTGGATGTCTTCGAGAAACTCTACTCCGGCTATGGCGAGTGGGAACCACCAGGGCGAGGCCCGAACGCCACCCGTATCCTCACCGAAGGCAACAACTATCTGGACGCGCGTTTCCCCAGGCTCGACAAGATCCTGCGGGCCAAAGTGGTGCGCTAG
- a CDS encoding YncE family protein codes for MRNSWILALPLCLGVALGQDGMLLVANKGDQAMAIINPKTGKSVAAVPEGGNTVHELAASPDGRVAYAPIYGNSGVGKPGTDGTNMVVIDLKSHKVTGNVDFGKGLRPHCPVIGPKNGLLYVTTEINNTITVIDPKTLKIVGTIPTGQAESHMLAISSDGKRGYTANVGPGTVSVLDLEARKTLKIIPISKVTQRISLSVDDKLAFTSDQTAPRLAVIDTKTNLVKTWVPLPAPGYGTAPTPDGRYLVVAVSKANKVAVVDLATMKVTKTIDVPAAPQEVLVRPDGKIAYVSCDSSKKVAAIRTSDWAVDQMIDAGKGADGLAWARN; via the coding sequence ATGCGTAATTCCTGGATTTTGGCGTTGCCCCTATGTCTGGGCGTGGCCCTTGGCCAAGACGGCATGCTGCTGGTGGCCAACAAGGGCGATCAGGCAATGGCCATCATTAACCCCAAAACTGGCAAGTCGGTGGCCGCCGTACCCGAGGGCGGCAACACCGTACATGAGCTGGCGGCTTCGCCCGATGGGCGTGTGGCCTACGCTCCCATTTATGGCAATTCGGGTGTCGGCAAGCCGGGCACCGATGGCACCAATATGGTGGTCATCGACCTGAAGTCGCACAAGGTCACCGGGAACGTCGATTTCGGCAAAGGGCTGCGTCCTCACTGCCCGGTGATCGGGCCCAAGAACGGCCTGCTCTATGTGACTACGGAGATCAACAACACCATCACCGTGATCGATCCCAAGACCCTCAAGATCGTGGGCACCATCCCGACCGGTCAGGCCGAGTCTCATATGCTGGCCATCTCCAGCGACGGTAAGCGTGGCTACACCGCCAACGTCGGGCCGGGCACGGTTTCCGTCCTGGACCTCGAGGCCAGGAAGACGCTCAAGATCATTCCGATCTCGAAGGTGACCCAGCGGATCTCCCTCTCAGTGGACGACAAGCTGGCGTTCACGTCCGACCAGACCGCTCCGCGGCTGGCTGTCATCGACACCAAAACGAATCTGGTCAAGACCTGGGTGCCGCTGCCGGCGCCGGGCTACGGCACCGCTCCCACGCCCGATGGCAGATATTTGGTGGTAGCCGTATCGAAGGCGAACAAAGTGGCGGTGGTTGACCTGGCCACGATGAAGGTGACCAAGACCATTGATGTGCCAGCGGCTCCGCAGGAGGTGCTGGTGCGGCCGGACGGGAAGATCGCTTACGTCTCGTGCGACTCCAGCAAGAAGGTCGCAGCCATTCGCACGTCTGATTGGGCGGTGGATCAGATGATCGATGCGGGCAAAGGCGCCGATGGCCTGGCGTGGGCTCGCAACTAG
- a CDS encoding DUF1223 domain-containing protein — translation MRLGFRVFHAGATVALFFLTAAAFGDAKMSSPVLVELFTSEGCSSCPPADAALARLDKEQTVAGVPVIVLSEHVDYWDGPGWKDPFSSSQFSARQQAYGARFRLESVYTPQMVVDGREQFVGSNAPALRNALTKAASQNKAELRIVKAARNGSEVEVEIEAGHGATGPKGNLNVWVALARDRESVSIKGGENSGRNLEHVAVVRVLVNGGTMKGGGGFHRTVRVPLNPALKGMRAVVFLQPSDAGPIAAAAVRPLED, via the coding sequence ATGAGACTGGGATTCCGCGTTTTTCATGCGGGCGCGACCGTTGCGCTCTTCTTCCTGACGGCGGCTGCGTTTGGCGACGCGAAGATGAGTAGTCCTGTACTGGTGGAACTCTTCACTTCCGAGGGATGCTCCAGTTGCCCGCCGGCCGACGCCGCGCTGGCACGTCTCGACAAGGAGCAGACCGTCGCCGGCGTGCCGGTGATCGTCCTCAGCGAGCATGTCGACTATTGGGACGGGCCGGGATGGAAGGATCCCTTCTCTTCCTCGCAATTCAGCGCACGCCAGCAGGCCTATGGCGCGCGGTTCCGGCTGGAGTCGGTCTACACACCGCAGATGGTGGTGGATGGCCGCGAGCAGTTCGTTGGTAGCAACGCCCCGGCTCTGCGGAACGCACTGACGAAAGCCGCAAGCCAGAATAAGGCGGAGCTGCGGATTGTGAAGGCCGCGCGCAATGGGTCTGAGGTGGAAGTGGAGATCGAAGCGGGCCACGGCGCCACCGGCCCCAAGGGGAACTTAAACGTGTGGGTCGCCCTCGCACGCGACCGGGAGTCCGTCTCGATCAAGGGCGGAGAGAACTCCGGCCGCAACCTGGAGCACGTGGCCGTGGTCCGTGTGCTGGTCAACGGCGGCACGATGAAGGGTGGCGGCGGTTTTCACAGAACGGTTCGCGTCCCGCTGAACCCCGCATTGAAGGGCATGCGGGCCGTGGTCTTCCTCCAGCCGTCCGACGCCGGCCCTATCGCGGCAGCCGCTGTCAGGCCGCTCGAGGATTAG
- a CDS encoding alkaline phosphatase family protein — protein MANFPRLTLLSASLLCAAAFAQTKERPVRAVTDPGVITTRQSITPAGIPLVFQGKLYGVSFGKDDSEIWVLNQTQLYEVDWRSGRILANLAHNATPAYQGLVTHQGKAYLAATPRRGNPGLFTPRGSQVETFAANLGKHNAGGLGLGGGVIVVPITAQNRAVAVDATTGKTLGEATTGIAPFAAVVSANGKAAFVSNWGGRVTKPGERTSPTGPAPDADRVLVDDRGVAASGTVTRLDLSTFQATATVPTGLHPNGMAWDESHARLYVANNNDDSVTVIDTGANHVLRQIKVQPFAGVPSGIAPTAAALSTDGKRLFVACGGINAVAVIDTASGHIDGLIPTGWYPSGLALSSDGKRLAITSMLGVGSGFAEKPERRFVHSYRGTVHVVDLPDAPQLASYTRAVADNNHLPLTSVAASAVPPNRTPKAVPERAGDASLIEHIVYIVKENRTYDQVLGDMPKGNGDPSLVMFGEDVTPNTHRLADQFVLLDNFYASGGNSADGHQWLAQANEVSYALWPGYAGRSYPFDGTDPLAIGRGGTIWDMARKLGKTVRLYGEYGGTLPEPPKSRLDYLNRWKNGEDFTSRFNIKPPSAHLTGILAANYPPYTNSIPDVIRSQIFQKDLRQWEQDGKMPNLTVMLINCDHTFGTTPETSTPKAMVADNDLALGQIVEALTKSKFWPKMAIFIVEDDAQNGVDHVDGHRTVALAVSPYTRRGHVDSTFYSHQSMLKTMELMLGLPALSLFDMIANEMRPSFTNQADLTAYTHVQPKQDLFEMNPPLKALRGQPKAAAVVSAKMRWDVPDAVPSGKLNQILWHSTRGWSTPFPGVKMSLFAPYSIDIDDDDR, from the coding sequence ATGGCCAACTTCCCCCGTCTGACGCTCCTCTCGGCGAGTCTCCTCTGCGCCGCCGCCTTCGCGCAAACAAAGGAACGCCCCGTTCGCGCCGTCACGGATCCTGGCGTCATCACCACGCGGCAAAGCATCACGCCGGCCGGGATCCCGCTGGTGTTCCAGGGGAAGTTGTACGGCGTCAGCTTCGGCAAGGATGACTCCGAGATCTGGGTTCTCAACCAAACCCAACTATACGAAGTGGATTGGCGTAGCGGACGCATTCTCGCGAACCTCGCACACAACGCAACTCCGGCCTACCAGGGCCTGGTGACGCATCAGGGTAAGGCGTATCTGGCGGCCACGCCGCGTCGTGGCAATCCCGGACTCTTCACCCCGCGCGGCTCGCAAGTTGAGACATTTGCCGCGAACCTCGGCAAACACAATGCCGGGGGGCTCGGCCTGGGCGGCGGCGTCATCGTGGTTCCTATCACGGCGCAGAACCGGGCGGTGGCCGTGGACGCGACCACCGGCAAGACTCTGGGCGAAGCCACAACGGGAATCGCGCCTTTCGCAGCCGTGGTCAGCGCGAACGGCAAGGCGGCTTTTGTGTCGAACTGGGGCGGCCGCGTCACGAAACCGGGAGAACGAACGTCCCCTACGGGGCCCGCGCCCGATGCGGACCGCGTGCTGGTGGACGATCGTGGTGTCGCCGCGTCGGGCACGGTCACCCGCCTGGATCTCTCCACCTTCCAAGCGACCGCCACGGTGCCCACGGGCCTGCACCCCAACGGCATGGCCTGGGACGAATCTCATGCGCGCCTCTATGTCGCCAATAACAACGATGACTCGGTCACCGTGATCGACACCGGCGCAAACCACGTGTTGCGACAGATCAAAGTGCAGCCGTTCGCCGGTGTTCCGTCGGGCATCGCCCCTACCGCCGCCGCCCTCTCCACCGATGGCAAACGCCTGTTTGTCGCCTGTGGGGGCATCAATGCCGTGGCTGTCATCGACACCGCCAGCGGCCACATCGACGGGCTGATCCCTACAGGCTGGTATCCCAGCGGCCTCGCACTCTCCTCCGACGGCAAGCGTCTGGCAATCACCTCGATGCTGGGTGTCGGCTCAGGATTCGCGGAAAAACCCGAGCGCCGTTTCGTACACAGCTACCGCGGCACCGTCCATGTCGTCGACCTGCCCGACGCGCCTCAACTGGCTAGCTACACACGGGCGGTCGCGGACAACAACCATCTACCTCTCACATCTGTCGCAGCCTCAGCGGTACCGCCCAACCGCACACCCAAGGCAGTACCCGAACGCGCGGGCGACGCCTCTTTGATCGAACACATCGTCTATATCGTCAAGGAGAATCGCACGTACGACCAGGTGCTGGGCGACATGCCGAAAGGCAACGGCGACCCGTCGCTCGTCATGTTTGGCGAAGACGTCACACCCAACACACACCGCCTCGCCGACCAGTTCGTCCTCCTCGACAACTTCTATGCCTCCGGCGGCAACAGCGCCGACGGCCACCAGTGGCTGGCGCAGGCCAATGAAGTCTCCTACGCGCTGTGGCCCGGGTACGCCGGACGCAGCTACCCCTTCGACGGCACGGATCCGTTGGCCATCGGCCGCGGCGGCACCATCTGGGACATGGCACGCAAACTTGGCAAGACGGTCCGACTCTATGGCGAGTATGGCGGCACGTTGCCCGAGCCGCCGAAGAGTCGGCTGGACTACCTGAACCGCTGGAAGAATGGCGAGGACTTCACGTCCCGGTTCAACATCAAACCACCCAGTGCCCATCTCACCGGCATCCTGGCCGCCAACTATCCACCGTATACGAACTCTATCCCCGACGTAATCCGCTCGCAGATCTTCCAGAAGGACCTGCGCCAGTGGGAGCAGGACGGCAAGATGCCCAACCTCACGGTGATGCTCATCAATTGCGATCACACGTTCGGCACCACGCCCGAGACTTCGACGCCGAAGGCGATGGTCGCCGACAACGACCTCGCGCTGGGCCAGATTGTCGAGGCGCTCACCAAGTCGAAGTTCTGGCCGAAGATGGCGATCTTCATCGTGGAAGACGACGCGCAAAACGGTGTGGATCACGTCGACGGCCATCGTACTGTCGCCCTGGCCGTCAGCCCCTACACCCGCCGTGGCCACGTCGATTCCACCTTCTACTCGCACCAGAGCATGCTCAAGACGATGGAACTGATGCTGGGCCTGCCTGCCCTCTCGCTATTCGACATGATCGCCAACGAGATGCGGCCCAGCTTTACGAATCAGGCGGATCTGACCGCCTACACACACGTCCAGCCGAAGCAGGATCTCTTCGAAATGAATCCGCCGTTGAAGGCTCTGAGAGGACAGCCCAAGGCCGCGGCCGTTGTCTCGGCCAAGATGCGCTGGGACGTGCCCGACGCCGTGCCCAGCGGCAAACTAAACCAGATCCTGTGGCATTCGACGCGCGGCTGGAGCACACCGTTTCCTGGCGTCAAAATGTCGCTCTTCGCGCCCTACTCCATCGACATCGACGACGACGATCGGTAG
- the secD gene encoding protein translocase subunit SecD gives MPSRLRWKWIVIAAVLLGCVAGIVGLPTTADQLAANWKKSMRLGLDLQGGSHIVLQIQVQDAFKAEADLLIERLTGTLQKEQIPFGSMERNDPASIETADSIQVDVRGVPAEKAGDFRRVATDAISSEWTLTPLGPDSYRINIRKEAAVQLRQDTLARSMNTIEKKINGLGVAESSVQQRGGSGGETELLVQLPGVDDPARVKSILQTSALLELCEVKAGPFASREAALGQNGGVLPLNTKLVQGTTRAGSGRETVWYLLSRSPVITGRDLRDSRPMAGENPGQWDTSFVLTQDAAQRFQRFTSANIGRQLAIVLDHNVISAPRIDSAISDQGRIMGAADQQTAADLALNLRSGSLPAGAKVIEERTVGPSLGADSIRRGLLAGLVGLGLVVASMVAYYRGAGINSVIALMLNTLMTVAGLSFIDATWTLPGIAGLVLSIGMAVDSNVLIFERIKEELRGGKGVAAAIGAGFDRALTIIIDTHVTTVVASAFLFMFGTGPVRGFAVTLVIGLLANLFTAVFVSRAIFDLKVWRNPRLTHLSIGKEMFEQPNIDFLSRRTLTLGLSVLAIVISIGSLVMKGGPKYGLDFRGGSLISVKFDSKPSLDQLRGFLSDRLPGAVSLQESRGTNEVLIGTELADDSQLEKTRQTVEQTLREKYGLPGGKLDLNTTSVGALTEKLWTALPAAGVSLGDQERHDLAKRILDYRDKVGGGLIGQMDDLSKVQGVDGKVLSALKQETGLGHFNIRSAEIVGPKAGAHLRQQALMATLFALGGMLLYVAFRFEWRSGAAAVIATIHDVVITLGLFSLTNREIDLNILAALLTLIGYSMNDKIVVFDRVRENMQHGARGRSFLALVNESINQTLSRTLLTAGPTLLACLALYFLGGEVLNGIAFALFAGVVVGTYSSIFVASALLVMWHSRKQRVAPPPAAVEAIPAKQ, from the coding sequence ATGCCCAGTCGATTGCGCTGGAAGTGGATTGTTATTGCCGCTGTTCTGTTGGGGTGCGTAGCCGGCATTGTCGGCCTGCCCACGACCGCTGATCAGTTGGCGGCCAATTGGAAGAAGAGTATGCGTCTGGGGTTGGATCTGCAGGGCGGCAGCCACATTGTGCTCCAGATCCAGGTGCAGGATGCCTTCAAGGCGGAGGCCGACCTGCTCATCGAGAGGTTGACCGGGACTCTGCAGAAGGAGCAGATCCCCTTTGGTTCGATGGAACGCAATGATCCCGCGTCGATCGAAACGGCCGACAGCATTCAAGTGGATGTTCGCGGCGTTCCGGCCGAGAAGGCGGGCGACTTCCGCCGTGTGGCGACCGATGCGATCAGCTCCGAATGGACTCTTACGCCGCTGGGGCCGGACTCCTACCGGATCAACATCCGCAAAGAGGCGGCCGTGCAACTGCGGCAGGACACGCTGGCCCGCAGCATGAACACCATTGAGAAAAAGATCAATGGCTTGGGCGTCGCGGAATCGAGCGTTCAACAGCGTGGGGGCAGCGGCGGGGAGACTGAGCTTCTCGTACAGCTTCCGGGTGTCGACGATCCGGCCCGCGTGAAGAGCATCCTACAAACGTCAGCCTTGCTGGAACTCTGCGAGGTGAAGGCTGGTCCCTTTGCCTCGAGAGAAGCCGCCCTGGGCCAGAACGGCGGGGTGCTGCCGCTGAATACCAAGCTGGTGCAAGGTACGACTCGCGCCGGAAGCGGCAGGGAAACGGTGTGGTATCTGCTTTCGCGATCGCCTGTGATCACGGGACGCGACTTGCGGGATTCGCGACCCATGGCGGGCGAGAACCCCGGGCAGTGGGATACGAGTTTCGTCCTGACGCAGGACGCGGCGCAGCGCTTCCAACGGTTCACCAGCGCAAACATCGGCCGTCAACTGGCCATAGTCCTCGACCACAACGTGATCAGCGCGCCGCGCATCGATTCGGCTATCTCCGACCAGGGCCGGATCATGGGCGCGGCAGACCAGCAGACGGCCGCCGACCTGGCGTTGAACCTGCGTTCCGGCTCGCTGCCGGCCGGTGCCAAGGTGATTGAGGAACGAACGGTTGGACCGTCTCTGGGTGCCGATTCCATCCGCCGCGGCCTTCTGGCGGGCTTGGTCGGCCTGGGTTTGGTGGTGGCCTCGATGGTTGCCTACTACCGGGGGGCGGGCATCAATTCAGTGATCGCGCTGATGCTGAATACCCTGATGACCGTGGCCGGGCTCAGCTTCATCGACGCGACCTGGACGCTGCCCGGCATCGCGGGCCTGGTGCTCTCCATCGGCATGGCGGTGGATTCCAATGTGTTGATCTTCGAGCGCATCAAGGAGGAGCTGCGCGGCGGCAAAGGAGTCGCGGCGGCCATCGGTGCCGGCTTCGACCGTGCTCTCACGATCATCATCGACACGCACGTGACCACCGTGGTGGCTAGTGCGTTCCTCTTCATGTTCGGAACGGGTCCGGTGCGCGGCTTTGCCGTCACCCTGGTGATCGGATTGCTCGCCAATCTGTTCACGGCTGTGTTTGTTTCCCGCGCCATCTTCGACCTCAAGGTCTGGCGTAACCCGCGGCTGACGCACCTCAGCATTGGCAAGGAGATGTTCGAACAGCCAAACATCGACTTCCTTTCCAGGCGCACACTGACGTTGGGTCTTTCCGTGCTGGCCATCGTGATCAGCATTGGCAGCCTGGTGATGAAGGGCGGGCCGAAGTACGGCCTGGACTTCCGCGGCGGTTCGCTCATCAGTGTGAAGTTCGATTCAAAGCCGTCGCTGGACCAGTTGCGTGGGTTCCTTTCGGACAGGTTGCCAGGCGCGGTGAGTCTGCAGGAGTCGCGCGGCACTAACGAAGTCCTGATCGGGACGGAGTTGGCCGATGATTCGCAGTTGGAAAAGACCAGGCAGACCGTGGAGCAGACTCTGCGCGAGAAGTATGGGCTGCCCGGCGGCAAGCTGGATTTGAACACGACCAGTGTTGGTGCCTTGACCGAGAAACTGTGGACGGCCCTGCCGGCCGCGGGCGTCAGCCTCGGCGATCAGGAGCGGCACGACCTCGCCAAGCGCATCCTGGACTACCGGGACAAAGTCGGCGGTGGGCTGATCGGACAGATGGACGATCTGTCGAAGGTACAGGGCGTCGACGGCAAGGTGCTGAGCGCCCTGAAGCAGGAGACCGGCCTGGGCCACTTCAACATCCGGTCGGCGGAGATCGTAGGCCCCAAGGCTGGCGCGCATCTGCGGCAACAGGCGTTGATGGCCACGCTCTTCGCTCTGGGCGGAATGCTGTTGTATGTGGCGTTCCGCTTCGAATGGAGATCCGGCGCGGCGGCCGTCATCGCGACGATCCACGACGTCGTCATCACGTTGGGTTTGTTCTCGCTCACCAACCGCGAGATCGATCTGAACATCCTCGCAGCCCTGCTCACGCTGATCGGCTACTCGATGAACGACAAGATTGTCGTCTTCGATCGGGTGCGGGAGAACATGCAGCACGGCGCTCGCGGGCGCTCGTTCCTTGCGCTGGTCAACGAGTCGATCAACCAGACGTTGAGCCGGACTCTATTGACGGCCGGCCCCACGCTGCTGGCCTGCCTGGCGCTGTATTTCCTGGGCGGTGAGGTGTTGAACGGCATCGCGTTCGCGTTGTTCGCGGGCGTGGTCGTGGGGACCTACTCGTCCATTTTTGTCGCCAGCGCGCTGCTGGTGATGTGGCACTCACGCAAGCAGCGGGTGGCACCTCCGCCGGCCGCCGTGGAAGCGATTCCGGCCAAGCAGTAG
- a CDS encoding SulP family inorganic anion transporter, producing the protein MKANTGITLQPTSGNLFRYDGPAGTVVFLVALPLCLGIALASGAPLFAGVIAGIVGGLVVSIASGSQVSVSGPAAGLTVIVATAIQSLGSFQNFLATVVLAGGFQIVFSILRAGSFGDYVPLSVIKGMLAAIGLVIILKQIPHALGRDADYEGNFSFMEKGASNTLTDILESVMSFSPGALLITAISLLILIFWDQVAASGPKFLTFIPAPLLVVGAGIGMNQLFHAFLPVLELTDKAHLVSLPVSSSLGDFAKQFMFPNFAILANPHAIMTAATLAVVGSLESLLSLEAGDKLDPYKRISPPNRELFAQGAGNIVSGLIGGLPVTSVVVRTSANIYSGARTWISSFTHGGLLLVSAMFIPALLNLTPLCALAAILLAVGYKLTKIDLYKKQYASGYAQFVPFVVTVVAIVFTDLLKGVLVGMAFGLFFVIRSNHHKAFVVVKQDNWYLIRFNKDTTFVNKAELKTLLRSIPDGATLQIDATRAIYIDHDIFEVVADFEKSAAYKNIEIEYRNFASVL; encoded by the coding sequence ATGAAAGCAAACACAGGAATCACACTCCAACCAACTTCAGGCAACCTGTTTCGGTACGACGGTCCTGCCGGGACGGTCGTTTTCCTGGTTGCTTTACCTCTTTGTCTCGGTATCGCTCTGGCCTCCGGAGCCCCACTTTTCGCCGGTGTCATCGCTGGGATCGTCGGCGGACTCGTCGTGTCGATCGCGTCGGGTTCGCAGGTGAGCGTGTCCGGACCCGCCGCCGGCCTGACTGTCATCGTCGCGACCGCCATCCAAAGCCTCGGATCGTTTCAGAACTTCCTGGCCACTGTTGTCCTCGCAGGTGGGTTCCAAATCGTCTTTTCCATCCTGCGGGCCGGTTCGTTTGGAGATTACGTTCCGCTGTCCGTGATCAAAGGGATGCTGGCCGCCATCGGGCTGGTTATCATCCTCAAACAGATCCCGCACGCACTGGGCCGCGACGCCGACTACGAAGGCAACTTCTCATTCATGGAGAAGGGGGCCTCCAATACCCTCACCGACATCCTGGAATCGGTGATGTCGTTTTCGCCGGGCGCCCTGCTCATAACGGCCATCAGCCTGTTGATCCTCATCTTCTGGGACCAGGTGGCCGCCAGCGGGCCCAAGTTCCTCACCTTCATTCCGGCTCCCCTTCTGGTCGTCGGCGCAGGCATTGGCATGAATCAGTTGTTCCACGCATTCCTCCCTGTGCTGGAACTCACCGATAAGGCCCACCTCGTCTCGTTACCGGTTTCATCGTCGCTGGGTGATTTTGCGAAACAGTTCATGTTCCCGAACTTCGCGATACTCGCCAACCCACACGCGATCATGACCGCGGCCACCCTGGCCGTCGTCGGCTCGCTGGAATCACTGCTATCGCTGGAGGCGGGCGACAAGCTCGATCCCTACAAGCGCATCTCACCCCCCAATCGCGAGTTGTTCGCACAAGGCGCGGGGAACATCGTCTCGGGCCTGATCGGCGGGCTGCCGGTGACCTCCGTGGTGGTCCGCACCTCCGCCAACATTTACTCCGGAGCCCGCACCTGGATCTCCTCCTTCACGCATGGAGGACTGCTGCTGGTTTCGGCGATGTTCATTCCCGCCCTGCTGAACCTCACCCCCCTCTGCGCGCTCGCCGCCATTCTGCTCGCCGTCGGATACAAACTCACCAAGATCGACCTCTACAAGAAGCAATACGCATCCGGCTACGCCCAGTTTGTCCCCTTCGTGGTCACAGTGGTCGCTATCGTGTTCACTGACCTGCTGAAGGGCGTCTTGGTCGGCATGGCCTTCGGCCTCTTCTTCGTCATCCGCTCAAACCACCACAAGGCCTTTGTCGTGGTGAAACAGGACAACTGGTATCTCATCCGCTTCAATAAAGACACCACGTTTGTAAACAAAGCCGAGTTGAAGACGCTGCTGCGCTCGATTCCCGATGGTGCCACGTTGCAGATCGATGCGACGCGCGCCATCTATATCGACCACGACATCTTCGAAGTGGTAGCCGATTTCGAGAAGTCCGCCGCCTACAAGAACATCGAGATCGAATACCGCAATTTCGCCTCCGTGCTCTAG
- a CDS encoding carbonic anhydrase, with protein MESYKKLLLANKAWVEDKLNVRPDFFHATAHEQNPEFLWIGCSDSRVPAEDITGAEPGELFVHRNIANMVIHTDLNILSVIQYAVEYLQIRHIIVCGHYNCGGVKNAMTRQDLGLINKWLRHIKDVYRINKRELDTIGDFQQRYDRMVELNVAEQVLHVAETSIVQRAWHKDNRPVIHGWVYDVRTGYLKSIAKMEPGSPMEDVYQYDYGGDSDGSH; from the coding sequence ATGGAGTCTTACAAAAAACTACTGCTCGCCAACAAGGCGTGGGTGGAAGACAAGTTGAACGTCCGGCCCGATTTCTTCCATGCCACCGCGCACGAACAGAACCCGGAGTTCCTGTGGATCGGATGTTCCGATTCACGCGTGCCCGCCGAGGACATCACTGGCGCCGAACCTGGCGAACTCTTCGTCCACCGCAACATCGCCAACATGGTCATCCACACGGACCTGAATATCCTGAGTGTTATTCAGTACGCCGTCGAGTACCTGCAGATCCGCCACATCATCGTCTGCGGCCACTACAACTGCGGCGGCGTCAAGAATGCGATGACGCGCCAGGACCTGGGCCTCATCAACAAATGGCTGCGCCACATCAAGGATGTCTACCGCATCAATAAGCGCGAACTCGACACCATCGGCGACTTCCAGCAGCGCTACGACCGCATGGTGGAATTGAACGTCGCCGAGCAGGTGTTGCACGTCGCCGAGACCTCCATCGTGCAGCGCGCCTGGCACAAGGACAACCGCCCGGTAATCCACGGTTGGGTGTACGACGTCCGCACCGGCTATCTCAAGTCGATCGCCAAGATGGAGCCAGGATCCCCCATGGAAGACGTCTACCAGTATGACTACGGCGGCGACAGCGACGGCAGCCACTGA